A window of Saccharomyces eubayanus strain FM1318 chromosome XII, whole genome shotgun sequence contains these coding sequences:
- the SMC4 gene encoding condensin subunit SMC4 produces MCDSPLSKRQKRKTAEEPELSLNHGNSEQESKAENQNDRTEKTPDPDSLSLESSYAKSHTPRKLVLSSGENRYAFSQPTNSATSSLHVPNLQPPETSSRGRDYKAYSQSPPRSPGRSPTRRLELLQLSPVKNSRIELQKLYDSHQPSSEQQGRLFIDKLVLDNFKSYAGKQVVGPFHTSFSAVVGPNGSGKSNVIDSMLFVFGFRANKMRQDRLSDLIHKSEAFPNLQSCSVAVHFEYVIDEPSGTSRIDKEKPGLVITRKAFKNNSSKYYINGKESSYTEVTKLLKNEGIDLDHKRFLILQGEVENIAQMKSKAEKESDDGLLEYLEDIIGTANYKPLIEERLSQIETLNEICLEKENRFEIVNREKNSLESGKETALEFLEKEKQLTLLKSKLFQFKLLQSNSKLVNTLEKASSLNKDFESEKIKFQESLKKVNEVESQRKEIKDRISSCASQEKTLALEKRELESTRVSLEERTKNLVNKMGKAEKILKSTNQSISEAEHLLEELHGEQNEHETEVKDLNQSLEEERRILDNIKLSLKDKTKDISAEIIQHEKDLEPWDLQLQEKKSQIQLAESELSLLEETQVKLKKNVESLEENISAKKARKQGLQGFILDLKKNLKSLIDGRSQGEKDFNTANLKLKEMQTILNAHRQRAMEARSSLSKAQNKSKVLTALSRLQKSGRISGFHGRLGDLGVIDDSFDVAISTACPRLDDVVVDTVECAQHCIDYLRKNKLGYARFILLDRLRQFNLQPVDTPENVPRLFDLVKPKDSKFSNAFYSVLRDTLVARDLKQANNVAYGKRRFRVVTKDGKLIDISGTMSGGGNHVAKGLMRIGKNQSDGMDDYTAEEVNKIEQELSEREKNFRVANDTVHEMEQELKRVRDQEPDIESQISRAEMEADSLASELTLAEQQVQEANMAYDKSVNDTAQLNKIMKNLEHLRGEYDDLQAETKTKKERIKTLQDQIMKIGGTNLQMQNSKVESLCQRIDILVAKLKKVKSGIRKSIGDITKFQKQLKNVERDIELSSNELKVIEEKSEQIKVDLVKNGTNVTEVLNLKSDLEEQSEQLKEKVTVMEENIDEFKSLEMEMKNKLEKLNSLLTYIKSEIKQQEKELNELSIRDVTHTLLILDNNQMDILDEAVEDGQKADQEDDSSEVQGENPREEGDNDHHCSMNIDETSDEVSRGIPRLSEDELKELNIELLEGDIGELTCYLDATNVDIGILEEYARRLAEFKRRKLDLNQAVQKRDEVREQLEILKKKRFDEFMTGFNIISMTLKEMYQMITMGGNAELELVDSLDPFSEGVTFSVMPPKKSWRNITNLSGGEKTLSSLALVFALHKYKPTPLYVMDEIDAALDFRNVSIVANYIKERTKNAQFIVISLRNNMFELAQQLVGIYKRDNRTKSTTVKNIDILNRN; encoded by the coding sequence ATGTGCGATAGTCCGTTGAGCAAAAGacagaagagaaagactGCCGAGGAACCAGAATTATCTCTTAATCATGGTAATAGCGAACAAGAATCCAAGGCAGAAAATCAGAATGATCGCACCGAGAAAACACCAGATCCAGATTCACTTTCGCTAGAATCATCATATGCTAAATCCCATACTCCCAGAAAACTTGTTTTGAGTTCTGGTGAAAACCGATACGCCTTTTCCCAACCCACGAACTCAGCAACTTCTTCACTACATGTACCGAACTTGCAACCACCGGAAACATCTTCTAGGGGCCGTGACTATAAGGCTTACTCCCAATCGCCACCTAGGTCTCCGGGGAGGTCCCCGACTAGGAGGTTAGAATTGCTTCAACTATCACCAGTGAAGAATAGTAGGATTGAATTGCAAAAACTATATGATAGTCACCAACCATCGAGTGAACAACAAGGCAGGCTGTTTATTGACAAGCTCGTTCTCGataatttcaaatcttATGCTGGTAAGCAAGTAGTGGGGCCCTTTCATACAAGCTTCTCAGCCGTAGTGGGCCCCAACGGTTCTGGTAAATCAAATGTCATCGACTCGATGCTATTTGTATTTGGGTTTAGAGCAAACAAGATGAGACAGGATAGGCTATCCGACTTGATTCATAAATCTGAAGCTTTTCCGAATTTACAATCATGTTCTGTAGCAGTGCATTTTGAGTACGTCATTGATGAACCTTCAGGAACCTCTAGAatagataaagaaaagccCGGATTAGTTATTACAAGAAAGGCATTTAAAAACAACTCCTCAAAGTATTACataaatggaaaagaaagcagtTATACGGAAGTGAcaaagcttttgaaaaatgaaggTATCGACTTAGATCATAAAAGGTTCTTAATCCTACAAGGTGAGGTTGAAAACATTGCTCAAATGAAGTCAAAAGCGGAAAAGGAGAGCGATGATGGATTACTAGAATATTTAGAGGACATTATTGGAACGGCCAACTATAAACCGTTAATCGAGGAGCGACTGAGCCAAATCGAAACATTAAACGAAATATGCCtcgaaaaggaaaacagaTTTGAAATCGTCAatcgagaaaaaaattcattggaATCAGGAAAGGAAACTGCattggaatttttggaaaaggagaagCAATTAACGcttttgaaatcaaaattgtTTCAATTTAAATTATTGCAAAGTAACTCTAAATTAGTTAATACTTTAGAGAAAGCTTCctctttgaataaagattttgaatccgaaaagataaaatttCAGGAATCCTTGAAAAAGGTTAATGAAGTTGAAAGTCAACgtaaagaaatcaaagatcGAATATCATCTTGCGCTTCTCAAGAAAAGACGCTGGCTCTGGAAAAGAGAGAACTAGAAAGCACCAGAGTTTCTTtagaagaaagaacaaagaatcTGGTTAACAAAATGGGGAAAGcagaaaagattttgaagtCGACCAACCAATCAATATCTGAAGCTGAACATCTTCTCGAAGAACTTCATGGGGAGCAGAATGAACACGAAACAGAGGTTAAAGATTTGAACCAATCGCTGGAAGAGGAACGTCGAATACTCGATAATATCAAATTATCTTTAAAGGATAAAACTAAGGACATTTCTGCAGAAATTATTCAACATGAAAAGGATTTAGAACCTTGGGATCTCCAACttcaagagaagaaatCGCAAATACAATTAGCAGAATCGGAACTATCTCTATTAGAAGAAACTCAAGTcaagctgaaaaaaaatgttgaatCTTTGGAAGAGAATATTTCCGCAAAGAAAGCACGCAAGCAAGGGCTACAAGGGTTTATTCTCGATCTAAAAAAGAACCTAAAGTCACTCATAGATGGAAGATCGCAAGGTGAAAAAGATTTTAATACTGCCAATTTAAAGTTAAAAGAGATGCAAACGATTTTGAACGCCCATCGTCAACGTGCCATGGAAGCTCGCTCTTCCCTATCAAAAGCTCAGAATAAAAGTAAAGTTTTAACAGCTCTATCAAGGTTACAAAAGTCCGGACGTATCAGTGGGTTCCATGGACGCCTGGGGGATCTCGGTGTTATAGACGACAGCTTTGATGTAGCTATTTCTACAGCCTGTCCAAGGTTggatgatgttgttgttgatacTGTGGAATGTGCTCAGCACTGTATCGACTATTTGAGAAAGAATAAACTAGGTTATGCGAGGTTTATTTTATTGGACAGACTACGCCAATTTAATTTGCAACCAGTTGATACACCAGAAAATGTACCAAGGCTGTTTGACCTAGTTAAACCCAAggattcaaaattttcaaacgCATTTTATAGTGTTCTTAGAGATACTTTAGTTGCTCGGGACTTGAAACAGGCTAACAACGTTGCATACGGGAAGAGGAGGTTCAGAGTGGTCACCAAAGATGGTAAGTTAATTGACATTTCAGGTACAATGAGCGGTGGTGGAAACCATGTTGCGAAAGGTCTAATGAGAATAGGCAAGAACCAATCAGACGGAATGGATGATTACACGGCTGAAGAAGTGAACAAGATTGAGCAAGAATTGTCTGAAAGGGAGAAGAATTTCCGTGTGGCTAACGATACAGTTCACGAGATGGAGCAAGAACTAAAAAGAGTGAGAGATCAAGAACCGGATATAGAATCGCAAATATCAAGGGCGGAAATGGAAGCTGATTCTTTGGCTAGCGAATTGACACTAGCGGAACAACAGGTACAGGAAGCGAACATGGCGTACGATAAGTCAGTCAATGACACAGCgcaattgaataaaatcatgaaaaatttggaacaCTTGAGAGGTGAATATGATGACCTTCAAGCAGAAactaaaactaaaaaagaaaggattAAAACGTTGCAAGACCAAATCATGAAAATTGGTGGTACCAACCTGCAAATGCAGAATTCAAAAGTAGAATCACTTTGTCAAAGGATAGATATTCTAGTTGCTAAACTTAAAAAAGTTAAGTCTGGAATAAGGAAATCTATAGGAGATATCACCAAGTTTCAGAAACAGCTCaaaaatgttgaaagagATATAGAACTATCATCCAACGAGTTAAAGGTCATCGAGGAAAAATCAGAACAAATTAAAGTGGATTTAGTAAAAAATGGTACAAACGTGACTGAGGTACTGAACCTAAAAAGTGACTTAGAAGAGCAAAGTGAAcaattgaaggaaaaggTGACTGTAATGGAGGAAAACATTGAtgaattcaaatcattggaaatggaaatgaaGAACAAGTTGGAAAAGTTGAATTCTTTACTAACTTATATCAAAAGCGAAATAAAACAGcaagagaaagaattgaatgAACTCTCAATTAGAGACGTGACTCATACGCTCCTAATACTAGACAATAACCAAATGGACATCCTCGATGAAGCAGTTGAAGATGGACAGAAAGCCGATCAAGAAGACGACTCCAGTGAAGTTCAAGGTGAAAATCCAAGAGAAGAGGGCGATAATGATCATCACTGTTCTATGAATATTGACGAAACCTCCGATGAGGTATCAAGAGGAATACCAAGGCTTTCTGAAGATGAACTAAAAGAGTTGAATATAGAGCTTCTCGAAGGTGATATCGGAGAACTAACCTGTTATCTTGATGCCACTAATGTAGATATTGGAATTTTAGAAGAGTACGCTAGGCGTTTGGCCGagttcaaaagaagaaagctTGACTTAAATCAAGCTGTTCAAAAAAGAGACGAAGTTAGAGAACAATTAGAGATactcaaaaagaaaagatttgatgaatttatGACWGGCTTCAATATCATTTCAATGACCTTAAAAGAAATGTACCAAATGATCACCATGGGTGGGAATGCTGAATTGGAACTTGTAGATAGTTTGGACCCTTTTTCGGAGGGTGTCACATTCAGTGTCATGCCGCCTAAAAAGAGTTGGAGGAATATTACAAATCTTTCAGGTGGGGAAAAAACTTTGAGTTCCTTGGCTCTGGTGTTTGCTTTACATAAGTACAAACCTACTCCCCTTTACGTAatggatgaaattgatgCTGCTTTAGATTTTAGAAACGTCTCGATTGTGGCTAACtatatcaaagaaagaacaaaaaatgcACAGTTCATTGTCATATCGTTAAGAAATAACATGTTCGAATTAGCACAGCAGTTGGTTGGTATTTATAAAAGAGATAATAGGACAAAAAGTACCACGGTCAAAAACATAGATATCTTAAATAGAAATTAG
- the RAX2 gene encoding Rax2p, whose amino-acid sequence MFVHRLWTLVLPLLTLGSKASQLQSIKSLLDIEDNVLPNLNISQDNDNAVQILGGVEALSLYKYIGQQNFTKEIGPETNSRGLVYYSNDTYILLEDADDDTRIDRITPFGTDSFILSGSGSIKDVPLGNQILYNLSTLSMERIFTQPLGHVEAVLVNDTSVYFGGNFSYNNGSMTGHGALVWESTSNTTQLLPFGGFGKDSYVNSIVKLNDDNILFAGKFYTLDDSSILTTSSKNTTSATSALNATTLELGQRIPLRYASWESQGSTTFESSYLVCPDTDKDAWTYPGTSGSLVCTLPYEVAPTKIRLYNSPNSNNEISLFQILTNPSRSIMNLTYLDPISGELQNCDEFCPLYSRDTLLSASQNVSSSLDMISFIDNNNTDVKWSSDFQDFAFANEVAVTSLKLTALNSYGDNVALSGLELYQDTFSTYANNSLNEYGCSALANDSSSSTLSDNEWYDGLTGQSYIAIDYVPNQNKPTPTVTFYPSIIHPGHYTINTYTPGCVQDNTCSSRGIVNVTMWNPQNNTMMETYLIYQNNDNLKYDKIYSGYLDFSPEIVMEYVSGIYASNTATIMVADQVNIITDSLDSFSSLSETTTTKRHTPLNGVLQYQRSNFTAPTSNEMKIANTTLNLFSVDNYPKNSSIFADIYDTKLILGGADNHISVIDFNESLRVTASENKTIQGDVYGMTQTNQGLLIFGDLRSSDDKPTVLMFNGSFENLSNYSKTVDNAINISLANNDLIVFNNNYILNTSSNSEISNSSSFSLSLWSAGNNGNGDVLFSGAVSQMQFSDLSGSARFLNEDIVEALNLNKGIVPYLGAYLNESTIAYAYETDSLSKIYFSNNVNPSWNWSNNITKMVYANNQTLLAVGSESSTTAELSIFNLKNFTTIANETIGSNAKINAFVNFEKNSSLLVGGDFQMSKPNCSGLCLYNYESKIWSAFLNNTIFGEITELTFNNESELIISGLFATEKYQSIRLGSFNLTNSTMIPLLTGSGGKIKSFTVTEDSIVAWNDTSLLIYRDQKWNITSLPGNGSSVSSVTTINTNADSYTLSKRATDNVEKGSILLLNGNFSIPQYGNLQGLLFDSQNWTPYFTSEASEASGHNPTIFINRDVSAEFNSQIPLSNSNMTVTSPQSTSPLSPSSSASSESNKKSKKKNIDRGFVVLIGLALALGTVSVLGIAGVILAYVFKDPEGDYKPIKPRIDENEMLDTVPPEKLMKFV is encoded by the coding sequence ATGTTTGTTCATCGTCTCTGGACACTCGTCCTTCCTCTTCTTACACTGGGTTCGAAAGCATCACAATTACAGAGTATCAAATCATTGCTAGATATCGAAGACAATGTACTGCCCAACTTAAATATATCGCAAGATAACGACAACGCGGTACAAATTCTTGGCGGCGTGGAGGCCTTATCGTTGTACAAGTACATAGGGCAGCAGAATTTTACCAAGGAGATAGGCCCGGAAACAAACTCGCGTGGACTAGTGTATTACTCCAATGATACTTATATTTTATTGGAAGACGCCGACGACGACACCCGAATAGACAGAATCACGCCGTTTGGCACCGACTCATTCATTCTTAGCGGGTCAGGCTCCATAAAGGATGTACCTCTGGGAAACCAGATACTCTACAATCTGTCAACACTATCCATGGAGCGCATATTCACCCAGCCGTTGGGCCATGTGGAGGCCGTTCTTGTAAATGACACTTCTGTTTACTTCGGGGGTAACTTTTCATATAACAACGGTTCAATGACGGGCCATGGCGCCCTTGTTTGGGAATCTACGTCAAATACCACCCAGCTTTTACCTTTTGGAGGGTTCGGAAAAGACTCCTACGTGAACTCGATTGTCAAATTGAATGATGATAACATTTTATTTGCGGGCAAGTTTTATACGTTGGATGACTCTTCGATCCTCACCACCAGCTCCAAGAACACTACGAGTGCAACCTCCGCGTTGAATGCCACAACTTTGGAATTGGGACAACGGATCCCATTGAGATACGCCTCGTGGGAGTCGCAGGGAAGTACAACGTTTGAATCCAGTTACCTCGTCTGCCCTGATACGGATAAAGACGCATGGACATATCCGGGTACATCAGGATCTTTGGTTTGCACTTTGCCTTATGAAGTCGCACCAACAAAGATAAGACTTTATAACTCTCCAAATTCTAATAACGAAATTTCCTTATTTCAAATACTGACCAATCCATCGCGCAGTATAATGAATCTAACATATCTGGATCCAATAAGTGGGGAACTACAGAATTGCGACGAATTCTGTCCATTATATAGTCGAGATACTCTACTGTCAGCAAGCCAAAATGTGTCTTCGTCCCTGGATATGATTTCCTTCATtgacaataacaatacAGATGTCAAATGGTCGTCGGACTTCCAAGATTTTGCATTTGCAAACGAAGTTGCCGTTACATCGTTAAAACTCACCGCTTTAAACTCATACGGAGATAACGTTGCGTTATCAGGTTTGGAACTTTATCAAGATACGTTTTCGACCTACGCTAACAATTCACTAAACGAATATGGTTGCAGTGCACTCGCCAACGATTCATCGTCATCCACATTATCGGACAATGAGTGGTATGACGGCTTAACAGGTCAAAGTTATATAGCCATCGACTACGTTCCGAACCAAAATAAGCCAACTCCAACTGTGACGTTTTACCCTAGTATCATTCACCCTGGTCATTATACCATTAATACATACACACCTGGGTGCGTCCAGGATAACACGTGCTCTTCAAGAGGTATTGTAAACGTTACTATGTGGAATCCACAGAATAACACAATGATGGAGACTTACCTAATTTACCAAAACAATGACAATTTGAAGTATGATAAGATCTATTCGGGATACTTGGATTTCTCACCGGAAATTGTCATGGAGTACGTTTCTGGAATATATGCAAGTAATACTGCAACGATCATGGTGGCAGACCAAGTCAATATCATCACCGATTCGTTGGATTCTTTTAGCAGTCTTTCAGAAACTACGACCACGAAAAGACATACTCCCTTGAATGGTGTCCTTCAATACCAAAGATCAAATTTTACTGCCCCCACGTCAAACGAAATGAAGATAGCCAATACTACTTTGAACCTTTTCTCAGTGGATAACTACCCAAAGAACTCTTCCATATTCGCTGACATTTACGATACGAAATTAATACTTGGTGGAGCAGATAACCACATTTCTGTTATAGACTTCAATGAAAGTTTGAGGGTAACCGCaagtgaaaacaaaaccatTCAGGGTGATGTGTATGGTATGACGCAAACTAACCAAGGTCTGTTGATATTCGGAGATCTCCGTTCTTCCGATGATAAACCAACAGTTCTTATGTTCAATGGatcatttgaaaatctATCAAACTATTCTAAGACGGTGGACAATGCCATTAACATAAGCTTAGCAAATAACGACCTGATTGTGTTTAACAACAATTACATACTCAACACATCCTCGAACTCAGAAATATCGAACTCCTCCTCTTTTAGTCTTTCGCTTTGGTCAGCCGGTAATAACGGTAACGGtgatgttttattttcaggTGCAGTGTCACAAATGCAGTTCAGTGACTTGAGTGGATCTGCACGATTCTTAAATGAGGATATAGTAGAAGCGTTGAACCTAAATAAAGGTATTGTACCGTACTTGGGTGCGTATTTGAATGAGTCCACTATAGCTTATGCTTACGAAACAGATTCTTTGAGCAAGATCTATTTTTCTAACAACGTTAATCCTTCCTGGAATTGGTCTAATAACATTACTAAAATGGTATATGCGAATAATCAAACGTTGCTAGCTGTCGGTTCTGAGTCCTCGACAACAGCAGAATTATCGATTTTCAAcctaaaaaatttcacaaCAATTGCTAATGAAACCATTGGGTCCAATGCAAAGATAAATGCATTTGTcaatttcgaaaaaaattctagTCTGTTGGTGGGCGGAGATTTCCAAATGAGCAAGCCGAATTGCTCCGGATTGTGCCTATACAACTATGAAAGCAAAATTTGGTCTGCATTCCTCAATAATACTATTTTTGGCGAAATCACTGAATTAACCTTCAATAATGAATCAGAATTAATTATTTCAGGTCTTTTTGCTACAGAAAAATATCAGTCTATACGTTTGGGGTCCTTCAATCTCACCAATTCGACCATGATTCCATTATTAACAGGTTCGGGAGGCAAAATAAAGTCATTTACCGTTACCGAAGATTCCATTGTGGCATGGAATGACACCTCGTTGCTTATCTACAGGGATCAAAAATGGAATATTACCTCACTACCAGGTAATGGCAGCTCTGTTAGCTCTGTGACAACGATCAACACAAACGCAGACTCCTATACTTTGAGTAAGCGAGCTACTGACAATGTTGAGAAGGGGAGTATCCTGCTCCTCAACGGTAATTTTAGCATTCCGCAGTACGGAAATTTGCAAGGGCTGCTGTTTGATTCCCAGAACTGGACACCTTACTTTACGTCAGAAGCATCGGAAGCTTCCGGTCACAATCCAACAATTTTTATAAATAGAGACGTGTCAGCCGAATTTAACTCTCAAATCCCACTCTCCAATTCAAACATGACCGTGACAAGTCCTCAATCAACATCGCCCCTAtctccatcttcatcgGCCAGTAGTGAGTCGAacaagaaatcaaagaagaagaatatagATCGTGGGTTTGTCGTTTTAATTGGGCTGGCATTAGCATTAGGAACAGTTTCTGTTCTCGGTATTGCAGGCGTCATTCTTGCCTACGTGTTCAAAGATCCGGAGGGCGATTACAAGCCCATTAAACCACGAATTGATGAGAATGAAATGCTCGATACCGTTCCTCCCGAAAAACTCATGAAGTTTGTCTAG
- the ARP6 gene encoding Arp6p — protein MENPPIVIDNGSYEIKFGPSTNKVPFRALNALAKDKFGTSYLSNHIKNIKDISSVTFRRPHELGQLTLWELESCIWDYCLFNPSEFDGFDLKEGKGHHLVASESCMTLPELSKHADQVIFEEYEFDSLFKSPVAVFVPFTKSYQGKMRTISGKDEDADVAISDPDDKTFTSKESINQMNSNNDYHDFQLVIDSGFDCTWIIPVLKGIPYYKAVKKLDIGGRFLTGLLKETLSFRHYNMMDETILVNNIKEKCLFVSPVSYFDSFKSKNKHIVEYVLPDFQTSFIGYVRHPREEDSPLPADAQTIALTDELFTIPETFFHPEISQIIKPGIVEAILESLSMLPEIVRPLMIGNIVCTGGNFNLPNFSQRLARELQRQLPTDWTCHVSVPEGDCTLFGWEVMSQFTETESYRRARVTREEYYEHGPDWCTKHRFGYQNWI, from the coding sequence ATGGAAAACCCGCCCATCGTCATTGATAATGGCTCTTACGAGATTAAGTTTGGACCTTCCACTAACAAAGTACCCTTTCGAGCTTTGAATGCATTGGCCAAAGATAAATTTGGTACGTCGTACTTATCCAACCacatcaaaaatatcaagGATATCTCCTCAGTTACATTTAGAAGACCACACGAGCTGGGACAACTGACACTATGGGAGTTGGAGAGTTGCATATGGGATTATTGCCTTTTCAATCCATCAGAGTTTGATGGGTTTGATCTAAAGGAGGGCAAGGGTCATCATTTGGTCGCTAGTGAGAGCTGTATGACTCTGCCAGAACTAAGTAAACACGCGGATCAAGTGATATTTGAAGAGTACGAATTCGATAGTCTATTCAAGTCTCCTGTAGCCGTATTTGTACCATTTACCAAGTCATATCAAGGCAAAATGAGAACTATTTCAGGCAAAGACGAAGATGCTGACGTTGCTATTAGCGACCCGGACGACAAAACGTTTACGTCCAAGGAGTCTATAAATCAAATGAACTCGAACAACGATTATCACGATTTCCAACTGGTCATTGATTCTGGCTTTGATTGCACTTGGATCATCCCCGTTCTCAAAGGCATACCGTACTATAAGGCAGTAAAAAAACTGGACATTGGGGGGCGTTTTCTAACTGGGCTGTTGAAGGAAACACTATCATTTAGACACTACAATATGATGGACGAAACTATACTCGTTAATAACATTAAGGAAAAGTGTCTCTTTGTAAGCCCGGTCTCCTATTTCGATAGTTTCAAGTCAAAGAATAAGCACATAGTGGAATACGTACTGCCTGATTTTCAAACTAGTTTCATAGGCTACGTGAGGCACCCCAGAGAGGAAGACAGCCCGCTGCCGGCAGATGCACAGACCATCGCATTGACAGACGAGCTGTTCACAATTCCAGAGACGTTTTTCCATCCCGAAATTTctcaaataataaaaccGGGCATCGTAGAGGCAATACTGGAGAGTCTGTCCATGCTGCCGGAAATAGTACGACCCCTCATGATAGGAAACATCGTGTGCACTGGAGGGAACTTCAACCTTCCTAATTTTTCGCAGCGGCTTGCCAGGGAACTACAGAGGCAACTGCCTACAGACTGGACTTGCCATGTGTCAGTGCCAGAGGGCGACTGCACACTTTTCGGCTGGGAAGTGATGTCGCAGTTTACAGAGACCGAGTCCTACCGGAGAGCCAGGGTCACGAGGGAAGAATATTACGAGCACGGTCCTGACTGGTGCACTAAGCACAGGTTCGGCTACCAAAACTGGATATAG